The Choristoneura fumiferana chromosome 10, NRCan_CFum_1, whole genome shotgun sequence genome has a segment encoding these proteins:
- the LOC141432199 gene encoding spondin-2-like isoform X1, producing the protein MPPPVRIFGYFIIAILITSSKCDDGVCNRIPLGIKTTPLPPDNRYYLTVENIGENYLPEHTYDVFLKTKDNATFIGFTISASGAEKENEKKGRQPRILNPGVLRVSVVDDNTKEGCNNSIIQNHIMPKTSVQVTWEAPPKGNGCVMLHAYVAIKMEVYYNNQGPLTKRICEDQRKPEDMLPKVNADCQVCEDAKYKLTFEGLWSANTHHLVYPTSNTSLIQASFSEIVGASHNKDYTIFKSNEEANDGVKMLAEQGNTTRLEMDMQDKIGQSIRSIIKTNRPATTNSTITAMFRVTKEYHLVSLVTAILPSPDWFLGASHMELCVADKNKWASTLELNLYPMDAGTDKGTDFNSANDEMLPPVPIRQATIRNVPKVKPFARIKFELIRIYHLTPNCFEKPTEEDENNDQNGEEEADSDDSGDETEVSETGPTEDREDSSQTTTTTTEGPMVTDPDSPENCPMTEWQDWSPCEGPCEDGKRYGAHTRYRYHVVDGVTLKEGSDDIPPECLDQDQDIEICEEDCVETTDAPVLSQQQVAPGTSWRDWFSF; encoded by the exons atgcctcctCCAGTTAGAATATTTG GCTATTTCATCATCGCCATTCTTATAACAAGTTCCAAGTGCGACGACGGGGTGTGCAATCGTATACCTCTCGGCATAAAAACCACCCCGCTTCCCCCAGACAACCGGTACTACCTCACAGTCGAAAATATTGGAGAAAACTACTTGCCTGAACATACTTATGACG tttttctaaaaacaaaagacaatgcTACGTTCATAGGGTTCACTATATCAGCATCTGGTGCCGAGAAGGAAAACGAGAAAAAGGGTAGACAGCCTAGAATTCTGAATCCAGGCGTCCTAAGAGTTTCAGTAGTAGACGACAACACTAAGGAGGGCTGTAACAACAGTATCATCCAGAATCACATCATGCCTAAAACTTCTGTTCAG GTGACATGGGAAGCACCTCCCAAAGGCAACGGCTGTGTGATGCTGCATGCCTACGTGGCCATCAAAATGGAGGTATATTACAACAACCAGGGTCCCCTGACAAAACGGATTTGCGAGGACCAACGCAAACCTGAAGACATGTTGCCCAAAGTCAACGCTGACTGTCAAGTTTGCGAAGACGCCAAATATAAG CTGACCTTTGAAGGATTATGGTCGGCAAACACACATCACTTGGTGTACCCGACTTCGAATACGAGTTTGATTCAAGCTTCGTTTAGCGAGATAGTGGGAGCATCCCACAACAAAGACTACACTATATTTAAATCGAACGAAGAGGCCAACGATGGTGTGAAGATGCTGGCAGAACAGGGGAATACTACGCGGCTTGAGATGGACATGCAGGATAAG ATCGGCCAGAGCATTCGAAGCATCATCAAAACCAATAGGCCGGCAACTACAAATTCCACCATCACGGCTATGTTCAGAGTTACTAAAGAATATCACCTGGTTTCTCTGGTTACCGCCATTCTACCCTCCCCTGACTGGTTCCTTGGCGCTTCCCACATGGAGCTGTGCGTTGCTGACAAAAATAAATGGGCTTCTACTCTTGAACTGAACTTATACCCCATGGACGCCGGAACGGATAAAGGAACAGATTTCAAT TCTGCCAATGATGAAATGTTGCCACCAGTACCAATAAGACAAGCTACCATCAGAAACGTACCCAAGGTGAAACCATTTGCGAGGATCAAGTTTGAGTTAATCCGCATTTACCACCTCACCCCGAATTGCTTTGAGAAACCTACAGAAGAAGATGAAAATAACGATCAGAATGGAGAAGAAGAAGCTGATAGTGACGACAGTGGTGATGAAACAGAAG TTTCAGAAACTGGACCCACTGAAGACAGAGAGGATAGTTCCCAAACGACAACGACAACCAC TGAAGGACCGATGGTGACGGACCCTGACTCGCCAGAAAACTGCCCGATGACAGAATGGCAGGATTGGTCGCCGTGCGAAGGGCCCTGCGAGGACGGGAAGCGGTACGGCGCGCACACGCGGTACCGATATCACGTCGTGGATGGTGTGACTCTAAAAGAG
- the LOC141432199 gene encoding spondin-2-like isoform X2, translating into MPPPVRIFGYFIIAILITSSKCDDGVCNRIPLGIKTTPLPPDNRYYLTVENIGENYLPEHTYDVFLKTKDNATFIGFTISASGAEKENEKKGRQPRILNPGVLRVSVVDDNTKEGCNNSIIQNHIMPKTSVQVTWEAPPKGNGCVMLHAYVAIKMEVYYNNQGPLTKRICEDQRKPEDMLPKVNADCQVCEDAKYKLTFEGLWSANTHHLVYPTSNTSLIQASFSEIVGASHNKDYTIFKSNEEANDGVKMLAEQGNTTRLEMDMQDKIGQSIRSIIKTNRPATTNSTITAMFRVTKEYHLVSLVTAILPSPDWFLGASHMELCVADKNKWASTLELNLYPMDAGTDKGTDFNSANDEMLPPVPIRQATIRNVPKVKPFARIKFELIRIYHLTPNCFEKPTEEDENNDQNGEEEADSDDSGDETEETGPTEDREDSSQTTTTTTEGPMVTDPDSPENCPMTEWQDWSPCEGPCEDGKRYGAHTRYRYHVVDGVTLKEGSDDIPPECLDQDQDIEICEEDCVETTDAPVLSQQQVAPGTSWRDWFSF; encoded by the exons atgcctcctCCAGTTAGAATATTTG GCTATTTCATCATCGCCATTCTTATAACAAGTTCCAAGTGCGACGACGGGGTGTGCAATCGTATACCTCTCGGCATAAAAACCACCCCGCTTCCCCCAGACAACCGGTACTACCTCACAGTCGAAAATATTGGAGAAAACTACTTGCCTGAACATACTTATGACG tttttctaaaaacaaaagacaatgcTACGTTCATAGGGTTCACTATATCAGCATCTGGTGCCGAGAAGGAAAACGAGAAAAAGGGTAGACAGCCTAGAATTCTGAATCCAGGCGTCCTAAGAGTTTCAGTAGTAGACGACAACACTAAGGAGGGCTGTAACAACAGTATCATCCAGAATCACATCATGCCTAAAACTTCTGTTCAG GTGACATGGGAAGCACCTCCCAAAGGCAACGGCTGTGTGATGCTGCATGCCTACGTGGCCATCAAAATGGAGGTATATTACAACAACCAGGGTCCCCTGACAAAACGGATTTGCGAGGACCAACGCAAACCTGAAGACATGTTGCCCAAAGTCAACGCTGACTGTCAAGTTTGCGAAGACGCCAAATATAAG CTGACCTTTGAAGGATTATGGTCGGCAAACACACATCACTTGGTGTACCCGACTTCGAATACGAGTTTGATTCAAGCTTCGTTTAGCGAGATAGTGGGAGCATCCCACAACAAAGACTACACTATATTTAAATCGAACGAAGAGGCCAACGATGGTGTGAAGATGCTGGCAGAACAGGGGAATACTACGCGGCTTGAGATGGACATGCAGGATAAG ATCGGCCAGAGCATTCGAAGCATCATCAAAACCAATAGGCCGGCAACTACAAATTCCACCATCACGGCTATGTTCAGAGTTACTAAAGAATATCACCTGGTTTCTCTGGTTACCGCCATTCTACCCTCCCCTGACTGGTTCCTTGGCGCTTCCCACATGGAGCTGTGCGTTGCTGACAAAAATAAATGGGCTTCTACTCTTGAACTGAACTTATACCCCATGGACGCCGGAACGGATAAAGGAACAGATTTCAAT TCTGCCAATGATGAAATGTTGCCACCAGTACCAATAAGACAAGCTACCATCAGAAACGTACCCAAGGTGAAACCATTTGCGAGGATCAAGTTTGAGTTAATCCGCATTTACCACCTCACCCCGAATTGCTTTGAGAAACCTACAGAAGAAGATGAAAATAACGATCAGAATGGAGAAGAAGAAGCTGATAGTGACGACAGTGGTGATGAAACAGAAG AAACTGGACCCACTGAAGACAGAGAGGATAGTTCCCAAACGACAACGACAACCAC TGAAGGACCGATGGTGACGGACCCTGACTCGCCAGAAAACTGCCCGATGACAGAATGGCAGGATTGGTCGCCGTGCGAAGGGCCCTGCGAGGACGGGAAGCGGTACGGCGCGCACACGCGGTACCGATATCACGTCGTGGATGGTGTGACTCTAAAAGAG
- the LOC141432199 gene encoding spondin-2-like isoform X3 — MPPPVRIFVFLKTKDNATFIGFTISASGAEKENEKKGRQPRILNPGVLRVSVVDDNTKEGCNNSIIQNHIMPKTSVQVTWEAPPKGNGCVMLHAYVAIKMEVYYNNQGPLTKRICEDQRKPEDMLPKVNADCQVCEDAKYKLTFEGLWSANTHHLVYPTSNTSLIQASFSEIVGASHNKDYTIFKSNEEANDGVKMLAEQGNTTRLEMDMQDKIGQSIRSIIKTNRPATTNSTITAMFRVTKEYHLVSLVTAILPSPDWFLGASHMELCVADKNKWASTLELNLYPMDAGTDKGTDFNSANDEMLPPVPIRQATIRNVPKVKPFARIKFELIRIYHLTPNCFEKPTEEDENNDQNGEEEADSDDSGDETEVSETGPTEDREDSSQTTTTTTEGPMVTDPDSPENCPMTEWQDWSPCEGPCEDGKRYGAHTRYRYHVVDGVTLKEGSDDIPPECLDQDQDIEICEEDCVETTDAPVLSQQQVAPGTSWRDWFSF, encoded by the exons atgcctcctCCAGTTAGAATATTTG tttttctaaaaacaaaagacaatgcTACGTTCATAGGGTTCACTATATCAGCATCTGGTGCCGAGAAGGAAAACGAGAAAAAGGGTAGACAGCCTAGAATTCTGAATCCAGGCGTCCTAAGAGTTTCAGTAGTAGACGACAACACTAAGGAGGGCTGTAACAACAGTATCATCCAGAATCACATCATGCCTAAAACTTCTGTTCAG GTGACATGGGAAGCACCTCCCAAAGGCAACGGCTGTGTGATGCTGCATGCCTACGTGGCCATCAAAATGGAGGTATATTACAACAACCAGGGTCCCCTGACAAAACGGATTTGCGAGGACCAACGCAAACCTGAAGACATGTTGCCCAAAGTCAACGCTGACTGTCAAGTTTGCGAAGACGCCAAATATAAG CTGACCTTTGAAGGATTATGGTCGGCAAACACACATCACTTGGTGTACCCGACTTCGAATACGAGTTTGATTCAAGCTTCGTTTAGCGAGATAGTGGGAGCATCCCACAACAAAGACTACACTATATTTAAATCGAACGAAGAGGCCAACGATGGTGTGAAGATGCTGGCAGAACAGGGGAATACTACGCGGCTTGAGATGGACATGCAGGATAAG ATCGGCCAGAGCATTCGAAGCATCATCAAAACCAATAGGCCGGCAACTACAAATTCCACCATCACGGCTATGTTCAGAGTTACTAAAGAATATCACCTGGTTTCTCTGGTTACCGCCATTCTACCCTCCCCTGACTGGTTCCTTGGCGCTTCCCACATGGAGCTGTGCGTTGCTGACAAAAATAAATGGGCTTCTACTCTTGAACTGAACTTATACCCCATGGACGCCGGAACGGATAAAGGAACAGATTTCAAT TCTGCCAATGATGAAATGTTGCCACCAGTACCAATAAGACAAGCTACCATCAGAAACGTACCCAAGGTGAAACCATTTGCGAGGATCAAGTTTGAGTTAATCCGCATTTACCACCTCACCCCGAATTGCTTTGAGAAACCTACAGAAGAAGATGAAAATAACGATCAGAATGGAGAAGAAGAAGCTGATAGTGACGACAGTGGTGATGAAACAGAAG TTTCAGAAACTGGACCCACTGAAGACAGAGAGGATAGTTCCCAAACGACAACGACAACCAC TGAAGGACCGATGGTGACGGACCCTGACTCGCCAGAAAACTGCCCGATGACAGAATGGCAGGATTGGTCGCCGTGCGAAGGGCCCTGCGAGGACGGGAAGCGGTACGGCGCGCACACGCGGTACCGATATCACGTCGTGGATGGTGTGACTCTAAAAGAG